The following coding sequences lie in one Eubacterium ventriosum genomic window:
- the hisD gene encoding histidinol dehydrogenase, translating to MRIIKLDESSKKNILNDLLKRSPNNYDNFADSVNAILANVKENGDKALFQYTKDFDKADINASNIKVTEEEIKEAYDRLENPELVQVIRRSLKNIKEYHEKQKQYSWFDSKPDGSILGQKVTPLSRVGVYVPGGKAAYPSSVLMNVIPAKVAGVEQIVMVTPPGKDGKVNPNTLVAANEAGVDVIYKVGGAQAIAALAYGTESIAKVDKIVGPGNIYVALAKKAVFGYVSIDSVAGPSEILVLADETANPRYVAADLLSQAEHDELASAILVTTSEELANKVSEYVDMFVSKLKRKEILQKSLDNYGYILVTDTMQDAIDTANDIASEHLEIVTKNPFDTMTRIKNAGAIFLGENSSEPLGDYFAGPNHVLPTNGTAKFFSPLSVDDFIKKSSIISYSREALEPLSEDIQKFAKAEGLTAHANSIRVRFEEDDDIKE from the coding sequence ATGAGAATTATAAAATTAGATGAGAGTTCAAAGAAAAATATTTTAAATGACTTACTTAAAAGAAGTCCTAATAACTACGACAATTTTGCAGACAGCGTAAATGCAATTCTTGCAAATGTTAAGGAAAACGGCGACAAAGCTTTATTCCAGTACACAAAGGATTTCGATAAGGCTGATATTAATGCTTCAAACATTAAAGTTACTGAAGAAGAAATTAAGGAAGCATACGACAGACTTGAAAACCCTGAATTAGTTCAGGTTATTAGAAGATCATTAAAGAATATTAAGGAATACCACGAAAAACAGAAACAGTACAGCTGGTTTGATTCAAAACCTGATGGCTCCATTTTGGGTCAGAAGGTAACACCATTGTCAAGAGTTGGTGTTTACGTACCTGGTGGAAAAGCAGCTTATCCATCATCTGTTTTGATGAATGTTATTCCTGCAAAGGTTGCCGGTGTTGAACAGATTGTTATGGTTACACCTCCTGGAAAAGATGGAAAAGTTAATCCTAATACATTAGTAGCAGCTAACGAAGCAGGTGTTGACGTAATATATAAAGTCGGTGGAGCACAGGCTATTGCAGCTTTGGCTTATGGTACCGAATCAATTGCCAAGGTTGACAAGATTGTAGGTCCGGGAAATATTTATGTAGCTTTGGCTAAAAAAGCAGTATTTGGTTATGTAAGTATTGACTCTGTAGCAGGTCCTAGTGAAATCTTAGTTCTTGCTGATGAAACAGCTAATCCAAGATATGTTGCAGCAGACCTTTTATCACAGGCAGAACATGACGAACTTGCTTCAGCTATTCTTGTTACAACAAGTGAAGAATTGGCTAACAAAGTATCTGAATATGTAGATATGTTTGTTTCTAAATTAAAGAGAAAAGAAATTTTACAGAAATCATTAGACAACTATGGATATATTCTTGTTACTGATACCATGCAGGATGCTATTGACACAGCTAATGACATTGCTTCAGAGCACTTAGAAATTGTTACTAAGAATCCTTTTGATACAATGACAAGAATTAAAAACGCAGGGGCTATTTTCCTTGGAGAGAACAGTTCCGAACCACTTGGAGATTATTTTGCAGGTCCTAACCACGTTCTTCCAACTAACGGAACAGCAAAATTTTTCTCACCTTTAAGTGTTGATGATTTCATTAAGAAATCAAGTATTATCTCTTATTCAAGAGAAGCACTTGAACCTTTAAGTGAAGATATTCAGAAATTTGCCAAGGCCGAAGGTTTGACAGCTCACGCTAATTCTATTAGAGTTAGATTTGAAGAAGATGATGATATAAAGGAGTAG
- the hisIE gene encoding bifunctional phosphoribosyl-AMP cyclohydrolase/phosphoribosyl-ATP diphosphatase HisIE: protein MGKFRIIPSIYLYNGNVVDKETKEIVGDGDAVELATFYNNRGADELLVFDLSSSDSEHDANIGTMIKIQDAVDIQMIVGGNVKRLEDVKKYIYTGAKKAILDMSKDTNVEIVKEASERFGSDKIAVMLNKDYDFSKIKQLKYDGVSLIIADSCANECIGLGIKILAFNCNFTFNDMVEFGKQDKVYGISDNSFAGDFDFLNFKAQLKEEGVNTIVFESAMSFDQFKKNSDGMIPVVVQDYKTDKVLMVAYMNEEAFNLTIKTGKMTYFSRSRNEIWVKGVTSGNFQYVKELSMDCDLDTMLAKVYQVGVPCHTGADTCFFNTLVKKEYDESNPMRVFEDVYNVILDRKKNPKEGSYTNYLFDKGIDKILKKVGEEATEIVIAAKNPDPQEVKYEISDFLYHVMVLMAEKGVSWKEITKELSRR from the coding sequence ATGGGAAAGTTTAGAATTATACCATCTATTTATTTATATAATGGTAATGTTGTAGATAAAGAGACAAAGGAAATAGTTGGGGATGGAGATGCTGTTGAACTTGCCACTTTCTATAATAATAGAGGGGCAGATGAATTATTAGTTTTTGACTTATCTTCATCAGACAGTGAACATGATGCAAATATCGGTACAATGATTAAGATTCAGGATGCTGTTGACATTCAGATGATTGTTGGTGGAAATGTTAAACGTCTTGAAGATGTAAAAAAATATATTTATACAGGAGCCAAGAAAGCCATTCTCGATATGAGTAAAGACACTAATGTTGAAATAGTAAAGGAAGCTTCTGAACGTTTCGGTAGTGACAAAATTGCCGTAATGTTAAATAAGGATTATGATTTTTCAAAAATTAAACAACTTAAATATGATGGCGTATCTTTAATTATTGCTGACAGTTGTGCAAATGAATGTATAGGTTTAGGCATTAAAATTTTAGCTTTTAACTGTAACTTTACATTTAACGATATGGTTGAATTTGGTAAACAGGACAAGGTTTACGGTATTTCAGATAACAGTTTTGCCGGAGATTTTGATTTTCTTAATTTCAAAGCTCAGTTAAAAGAAGAAGGAGTTAACACTATTGTTTTTGAAAGTGCAATGAGTTTTGATCAGTTTAAAAAGAATTCCGACGGAATGATTCCTGTTGTTGTTCAGGACTATAAGACAGACAAAGTTTTAATGGTTGCTTATATGAACGAAGAAGCCTTTAATCTTACAATAAAGACTGGAAAGATGACATATTTTAGCAGAAGTAGAAATGAAATCTGGGTTAAAGGTGTTACATCGGGGAATTTTCAATATGTAAAAGAACTTTCTATGGACTGCGATTTAGATACAATGCTTGCAAAAGTATATCAGGTAGGAGTTCCATGTCATACAGGAGCTGATACATGTTTCTTTAACACTCTTGTTAAGAAAGAATACGATGAATCTAATCCAATGAGAGTTTTTGAAGATGTATATAATGTCATTCTGGACAGAAAGAAGAATCCAAAGGAAGGTTCATATACTAACTATCTTTTCGATAAGGGAATTGACAAAATTCTTAAGAAAGTTGGAGAAGAAGCTACTGAAATTGTTATTGCAGCAAAGAATCCTGATCCTCAGGAAGTTAAATATGAAATTTCTGATTTCTTATACCACGTAATGGTATTAATGGCAGAAAAAGGAGTTTCATGGAAAGAAATAACAAAAGAACTTTCAAGAAGATAG
- the hisB gene encoding imidazoleglycerol-phosphate dehydratase HisB, giving the protein MSRIGKCVRNTSETQIEVSINLDGTGKSDINTGIGFFDHMLISFAKHGLFDLNVKVNGDLYVDCHHTIEDTGIAIGNAIKEALGDKKSIKRYGYMILPMDECLTMCALDLSGRPYLVFNAEFTTDSVGGFDTEMVKEFFHAITYSTGMNLHIKMLEPGNNHHMIEGIYKAFAKALDQATIKDERITDVLSTKGTL; this is encoded by the coding sequence ATGAGTAGAATTGGTAAATGCGTTAGAAATACAAGTGAAACACAGATTGAAGTTTCAATTAATCTTGATGGTACAGGTAAATCCGATATTAATACAGGCATTGGTTTTTTTGACCATATGTTAATCAGCTTTGCTAAGCATGGTCTTTTCGATTTAAATGTAAAAGTTAACGGTGATTTGTATGTTGACTGTCATCATACTATCGAAGATACAGGTATTGCCATTGGAAATGCAATAAAAGAAGCTTTAGGAGATAAGAAATCCATTAAAAGATATGGTTATATGATTCTTCCAATGGATGAGTGCTTAACTATGTGTGCTCTTGATTTATCCGGAAGACCTTATCTTGTTTTTAATGCTGAATTCACTACAGATAGTGTTGGTGGCTTTGACACTGAAATGGTTAAGGAATTTTTCCATGCCATAACTTATTCCACAGGAATGAATTTGCATATTAAGATGTTAGAACCTGGCAACAATCATCATATGATTGAAGGCATATACAAAGCTTTTGCTAAGGCTTTAGATCAGGCAACAATTAAGGATGAAAGAATTACAGATGTATTATCAACGAAAGGAACACTATAA